The following are encoded in a window of Streptococcus pasteurianus genomic DNA:
- a CDS encoding HAD-IIA family hydrolase, which yields MKDIFGKDLHDLLNKKLFLFDMDGTIYEDSHVYQGTLELLDYIDTRGGKYMFITNNSSSSVKDYIGKLEQLGISTDDGHFLTASQATILYLQQNYPNKKVYALGTQSFLGELQRSGIMLTSHDQAELLLVGFDKELTYEKWANACQLLFTKKVPFIATNPDLSCPTSFGFIPDCGSICQILENITNQKATYIGKPKDTMVKLALQNSGFTAEDTLVIGDRLYTDIACGNNAGVSTLCVLTGEANIASIQESDIKPTYTLTSVLELYKTLKEEP from the coding sequence ATGAAGGATATCTTTGGTAAAGATTTACACGATCTGTTGAATAAAAAATTATTCCTATTTGACATGGATGGTACAATCTATGAAGATTCGCATGTTTATCAAGGAACACTCGAATTATTAGATTATATTGATACTAGGGGTGGTAAATATATGTTTATCACTAATAATTCATCAAGTTCTGTTAAGGACTATATTGGTAAATTAGAGCAACTAGGAATTTCTACTGATGATGGTCATTTTCTAACAGCTTCACAGGCAACGATTCTTTATCTCCAACAAAACTATCCTAATAAAAAAGTGTACGCATTAGGAACACAATCATTTTTAGGGGAATTACAACGTTCAGGCATTATGTTAACATCACATGATCAAGCTGAACTACTATTAGTTGGATTTGATAAAGAATTGACTTATGAAAAGTGGGCTAATGCTTGCCAACTCCTCTTTACTAAAAAAGTACCATTTATCGCCACTAATCCAGACTTATCTTGTCCAACATCATTTGGATTTATTCCCGATTGTGGTTCTATCTGCCAGATTCTAGAAAATATTACAAATCAAAAAGCAACCTATATTGGTAAACCCAAAGATACCATGGTTAAGTTAGCTCTCCAAAATAGTGGGTTCACAGCAGAAGATACCTTAGTTATTGGTGATAGATTGTATACAGATATTGCTTGTGGAAACAATGCTGGTGTATCAACCCTATGCGTCTTAACTGGAGAGGCTAATATAGCCTCTATTCAGGAATCTGATATCAAACCAACATATACCCTAACTAGCGTTTTAGAACTGTATAAAACACTAAAAGAAGAGCCTTAA
- a CDS encoding HAD family hydrolase, whose translation MKIVNKIKHTLNTGKPIDSQKFILSFQDYKVVSFDIFDTLLKRNVAKPTDVFAYIEQKFGIENFKQKRIEAERIARSQSFDSEISLVDIYNQYGIDYSKVELQAESELLTLNQDMFLVFQEAVKNKTVILTSDMYLPETFIVDILNREGITGYHKLYLSSTVGVTKSNGKIFDLIIEDLCINRADIIHIGDSFHSDYNIPRKKGIAAKHLPTTIKKSHYRLSGDAIEINIINSFINNSIPSTADSYYRFGYEKFGMFLWGFSKWLHESLLNENIQKVYFFSRDGLIMKQAFDMLFDDIETHYLEVSRRALRVPILWKNYSLDHVIDMISPSKMISLSSVFDGLGLNMHDYTDLLTTYNYSFETYFDRKELVNNKKFAEFYQELSADIESNSRNEYDLLVKYLDQHHIEGKFAIVDIGWSGGMQRYLKETLDTLKISNNITGYYIGIADYYKRNVKAVPSLNLKGYLFDFSKNTTEIDKRRPFVGLFESLFLEQDGSVEKYINDNGVIKAKRFSYEYFENGKPTEEFQAIKKLQRGALDFVKSFGNPSIEISADQLFYGLEQTGLFPNKQDIKLFADFRFFDDGEINYLAKPQHLLTYLLHIRQLKKDFLMCRWKIGFLKRLLKIKLPYQTIYNYLSKYK comes from the coding sequence TTGGCATAGAAAATTTTAAGCAAAAAAGAATTGAAGCTGAGAGAATAGCTCGAAGCCAGTCATTTGATTCAGAAATTTCATTGGTGGACATCTATAATCAGTATGGAATAGATTATTCAAAGGTAGAACTGCAGGCAGAATCAGAACTGTTAACTTTAAATCAAGATATGTTTTTGGTTTTCCAAGAAGCAGTAAAAAATAAAACAGTCATTCTAACATCAGACATGTATCTACCTGAGACATTTATTGTAGATATTTTAAATCGAGAGGGCATTACTGGCTATCATAAATTATATTTATCATCAACTGTTGGTGTTACAAAAAGCAATGGTAAAATTTTTGATTTAATCATTGAAGATTTATGTATTAATCGTGCAGATATCATCCATATTGGAGATTCATTTCATTCAGACTACAATATACCTAGAAAAAAAGGAATAGCCGCAAAGCATTTACCAACTACTATTAAGAAATCACACTATCGACTATCCGGTGATGCTATTGAGATTAATATTATCAATAGTTTTATTAATAATTCTATACCTAGCACTGCGGATTCTTATTATAGATTTGGCTATGAAAAATTTGGAATGTTTTTATGGGGATTTTCTAAATGGCTGCATGAATCGTTACTAAATGAAAATATTCAAAAGGTTTATTTTTTTTCACGAGATGGTTTAATCATGAAACAAGCCTTTGATATGCTTTTTGATGACATTGAAACCCATTATTTAGAAGTATCTAGAAGGGCTTTAAGGGTTCCGATTTTATGGAAAAATTATTCTCTTGATCATGTTATTGATATGATATCTCCCTCTAAGATGATATCCTTATCCTCAGTGTTTGATGGTCTGGGTTTAAATATGCATGACTACACAGATTTATTGACTACGTATAACTACTCTTTTGAGACTTATTTTGATCGTAAAGAATTGGTCAATAATAAAAAATTCGCAGAGTTTTATCAAGAACTATCAGCAGATATTGAAAGTAACTCTCGTAATGAGTATGACTTATTAGTGAAATACCTTGATCAGCATCATATCGAAGGAAAGTTTGCAATTGTAGATATTGGATGGTCAGGTGGCATGCAACGCTACTTAAAAGAAACCTTGGATACATTAAAAATAAGCAATAATATTACAGGATACTATATTGGTATTGCTGATTATTATAAACGAAATGTAAAAGCAGTTCCTTCTTTAAATTTAAAGGGTTATTTGTTTGATTTTTCCAAGAATACAACAGAAATTGATAAACGTAGGCCCTTTGTCGGCTTATTTGAATCTCTTTTTTTAGAGCAAGATGGTTCTGTTGAAAAATATATTAATGATAATGGTGTGATAAAAGCAAAAAGATTTTCATATGAATATTTTGAAAACGGAAAACCAACTGAGGAGTTTCAAGCTATTAAAAAATTACAAAGAGGAGCTTTGGATTTTGTCAAAAGTTTTGGTAATCCATCAATTGAAATATCTGCAGATCAATTATTTTATGGTCTGGAGCAAACGGGTCTTTTTCCTAACAAACAAGATATTAAATTATTTGCGGACTTTCGATTTTTTGATGATGGAGAAATCAATTATCTTGCCAAACCTCAGCATTTATTAACCTACTTGCTACATATTAGACAATTGAAAAAAGATTTTTTAATGTGCCGTTGGAAAATTGGTTTTTTAAAGCGATTATTAAAGATTAAACTTCCTTATCAAACTATTTACAATTATCTATCCAAATATAAATAA
- a CDS encoding iron-containing alcohol dehydrogenase family protein: MKSNYLKIGKGLINTIETTLEHNNFFGKFLYVADPIVDKLYGDLVKQQLTNKGKVKVEIVEHNTISYAMSIAERCIATDIDCIIGLGGGTTLDVCKYASYISKTPYLSIPTTASNDGLVSPIAVLKREDDLPKSLGAKIPTMTIIDTEIIAAGPLQNIKAGIGDTISNKMALKDWDFAVSKGKDSMNTYAYLMSKNSLDVLMNTSHQTICPEFIEVLVNSLVLSGIAMDFAGTSRPVSGSEHCFSHALDFYSDTKNLHGIQVALGTISMLKLINEPYDDVLAYLKKFDVNVNPIHLGITENVFIKCMQYASSMRKGRYTYLDDIDLNEERLKHLYHELVEEL, from the coding sequence ATGAAAAGTAATTATCTTAAGATAGGTAAGGGCCTCATTAATACTATTGAGACTACCTTAGAACATAATAATTTTTTTGGTAAATTTTTATACGTAGCTGATCCTATCGTCGATAAATTATATGGTGACTTAGTTAAACAACAACTTACAAATAAAGGTAAAGTAAAAGTTGAAATTGTAGAGCATAATACAATCTCTTATGCTATGAGCATTGCTGAACGTTGTATTGCTACAGATATTGATTGTATTATTGGACTGGGTGGTGGAACAACCTTAGATGTTTGCAAATACGCATCATATATCTCTAAAACTCCATATTTATCTATACCAACAACAGCTTCTAATGATGGATTAGTATCTCCTATAGCTGTTTTAAAGAGAGAAGATGATCTACCTAAGAGTCTAGGAGCTAAAATACCAACTATGACTATTATTGATACTGAAATTATTGCTGCTGGACCTTTGCAAAATATCAAAGCAGGGATTGGTGACACCATTTCTAACAAAATGGCATTGAAGGATTGGGATTTTGCGGTTAGCAAAGGAAAAGACTCTATGAATACCTATGCTTATCTGATGTCAAAAAATTCTTTGGATGTTTTAATGAACACTTCTCACCAGACTATATGCCCAGAGTTTATTGAGGTTTTAGTTAACTCTTTAGTTTTGTCAGGTATTGCTATGGATTTTGCTGGTACTAGTAGACCTGTTAGTGGCTCAGAACACTGTTTTTCACACGCTTTAGATTTCTACAGTGATACTAAAAATTTACATGGTATTCAAGTAGCTTTGGGAACAATATCGATGTTGAAATTAATTAATGAGCCTTATGATGATGTTTTGGCATATTTAAAAAAATTTGATGTTAATGTTAATCCTATTCATCTTGGAATTACAGAAAATGTTTTTATTAAATGCATGCAATATGCTTCTTCAATGCGAAAAGGTCGATACACTTATCTTGATGATATCGATTTAAATGAAGAAAGATTAAAACACTTATATCATGAATTAGTGGAGGAATTATAA
- a CDS encoding phosphocholine cytidylyltransferase family protein — protein MKALILAAGLGSRLAPITDTCPKSMVPVNGQPILFKQIENLYENGITDITIVSGYLGQLLKERVLEKYPNITLIHSANYETTNNMYSAYLAKDVMSDSEFLMMNADVFYDASVIKYLLECNYQNAIVTDIGNYMEESMKVVEQQGRLIAISKTISQEEALGASIDVYKFSKEAGQEFFKVCQDYIETKGELKLWSEVALNAILATVPFKACPLQGRWLEIDNHDDLAAAEKLFADL, from the coding sequence ATGAAAGCTTTAATTTTAGCAGCTGGTTTGGGATCAAGATTGGCTCCAATTACTGATACTTGTCCTAAGTCAATGGTTCCAGTTAATGGTCAACCTATTTTGTTTAAACAAATTGAAAACCTATATGAAAATGGGATTACTGATATTACTATCGTATCAGGTTATTTAGGTCAATTACTAAAAGAAAGAGTCCTAGAAAAGTATCCAAATATCACACTTATCCATAGTGCTAATTACGAAACAACTAACAATATGTATTCGGCCTATCTGGCTAAAGATGTGATGTCAGATAGTGAATTTTTGATGATGAATGCGGATGTTTTTTATGACGCATCGGTGATTAAATATTTACTAGAATGCAACTATCAAAATGCAATTGTGACTGATATTGGTAATTATATGGAAGAATCAATGAAAGTTGTTGAGCAACAAGGCCGCTTAATTGCTATTTCAAAAACAATTTCCCAAGAGGAAGCCTTGGGAGCTTCTATTGATGTCTATAAGTTTTCAAAAGAAGCTGGACAAGAGTTTTTCAAAGTTTGTCAAGATTACATTGAGACAAAAGGTGAATTAAAACTATGGAGTGAAGTTGCTTTAAACGCGATTCTAGCAACCGTTCCGTTTAAAGCATGCCCTCTACAAGGTCGCTGGTTAGAAATTGACAATCACGATGATTTAGCTGCAGCAGAAAAACTTTTCGCTGACTTATAA
- a CDS encoding flippase, producing the protein MKLKSVKLNFIYLSLYKMLELLLPLVTSPLLSRRLGAEALGIYSYTYSIVSLFVVIAELGFYRYGLREIAKVRDNQKQLNQTYSNIFFTHIINALVVLSLFIFSVFCFYQTSDKKFLLIQGILIFNNLIDNSFLYIGLENIKPIAIRDGMTKLIAFALIILLIKSPDDLMVYITLMALSATISKLISLLYSRKFVTFIKPEIKVCMTIYRPMLLLMIPALASVIYQSMDKIMIGWFYNETHVGYYDCASKALIPRNIITALGTVLCPSIANLYASNQKEIAKQKITYSFTVSMIMALSFMFGISAIAQDFAPWFWGKSFATCSPMLIGLSISIPIWTIGEVIRNQFLLPTGRDKEYTWVFVAGVVTNAIVNSILIPQYGAMGAIIATTVAEIEMSLIQLYLVRKDLPLVKQLLTLWPYLLAGMFMLLTVQLVHAMSINFYTVKILLEILSGFLSFVIFTLILEKLSQTKIITGLLGNIVYKYLKNVKRR; encoded by the coding sequence ATGAAACTTAAGAGTGTTAAATTAAATTTTATTTATCTGTCTTTATATAAAATGTTGGAGTTATTGTTACCTTTAGTAACTTCTCCTTTACTATCAAGACGGTTAGGGGCTGAGGCTCTAGGGATCTATTCATATACTTATTCTATTGTTAGCCTTTTTGTTGTTATTGCTGAATTAGGCTTTTATCGATATGGATTGAGAGAAATCGCTAAAGTTCGTGATAATCAGAAACAATTAAATCAGACCTATTCTAATATCTTTTTTACTCATATTATCAATGCCTTAGTTGTCCTTTCCTTATTTATCTTTTCAGTATTTTGTTTCTACCAAACATCTGATAAGAAGTTTTTACTGATTCAAGGAATTTTAATCTTTAATAATCTAATTGATAATTCTTTTTTATATATTGGTTTAGAAAATATTAAACCAATTGCTATACGAGATGGTATGACTAAATTAATTGCTTTTGCCTTAATTATATTATTAATTAAAAGTCCTGATGATTTGATGGTTTATATCACATTGATGGCTCTATCAGCAACAATTAGTAAATTAATATCATTACTATATTCTCGTAAATTTGTCACATTTATTAAACCAGAAATTAAAGTCTGTATGACCATCTATCGACCGATGTTATTATTGATGATCCCTGCATTAGCTTCTGTTATTTACCAATCTATGGATAAAATCATGATTGGTTGGTTCTATAACGAAACGCATGTCGGTTACTATGACTGTGCCAGCAAAGCCTTAATTCCTAGAAATATTATAACAGCTTTAGGAACTGTCTTGTGTCCAAGTATTGCTAATCTTTATGCAAGTAATCAAAAAGAAATCGCCAAGCAAAAAATAACCTATTCTTTTACGGTTTCGATGATCATGGCACTTTCATTTATGTTTGGAATATCAGCAATTGCTCAAGATTTTGCTCCGTGGTTTTGGGGGAAATCGTTCGCAACTTGTTCTCCTATGCTCATAGGCTTATCCATTAGTATACCTATTTGGACTATTGGTGAAGTTATTAGAAATCAATTCTTGCTTCCAACAGGACGAGATAAGGAGTATACTTGGGTTTTTGTAGCTGGGGTGGTAACTAATGCTATTGTTAATAGTATTTTGATTCCACAATATGGAGCGATGGGAGCTATTATTGCTACAACTGTTGCTGAAATCGAAATGAGTCTGATCCAATTGTATTTAGTGAGAAAAGATCTCCCATTAGTGAAACAATTATTAACATTATGGCCCTATTTATTAGCAGGAATGTTTATGTTATTAACAGTACAACTAGTACATGCCATGTCTATTAATTTTTACACCGTTAAAATTTTATTAGAAATTTTATCTGGCTTCCTATCTTTCGTTATTTTTACTTTGATTTTAGAAAAGTTAAGCCAAACGAAAATTATTACTGGACTATTAGGCAATATAGTATATAAATATCTAAAAAATGTAAAAAGGAGATAA
- a CDS encoding glycosyltransferase: MTHKKQVLIVNTSGLGVGGITSHMINYISNINTEYEFTVVATIFHEKQVIDNLESLGCQIISMANRKKQLLKYYNELKQLMASKQFDIIHVHGNSATMVIELQLAKKFGIPSRIAHCHNSLCSHKFLHMLLNPLFKQSYTLTIACSQQAGDWIFGPNNYTILKNGIQAANYQYNDSQRQRYRQLFNCSDETLLLGNVGNLVEQKNQEFLIPLIKELKSQRKVKLMIIGQGDKEEHLKSLIKQNNLQNEVKIFPYRDDIPACLQAFDALVMPSKWEGLPLILIEAQTAGLPCLISDKITSDASISGDLCTYLPLSTEQWFKQLTNFKSNENRQLYASKTKEAGFDMEGCINQLRSIYG; this comes from the coding sequence ATGACTCACAAAAAACAGGTATTAATTGTCAATACCTCCGGCTTAGGTGTCGGAGGTATAACAAGTCATATGATTAACTATATTTCAAATATTAACACAGAGTATGAATTTACAGTAGTTGCGACTATCTTCCATGAAAAACAGGTTATTGATAATTTGGAATCTTTGGGTTGTCAGATTATCTCTATGGCCAATCGCAAAAAACAATTATTAAAGTATTATAACGAATTGAAGCAACTGATGGCTTCTAAACAGTTTGATATTATTCATGTTCATGGTAATAGCGCTACTATGGTTATCGAATTACAATTAGCAAAAAAATTTGGTATCCCTTCGAGAATCGCTCATTGTCACAATAGTCTATGCTCTCATAAATTCCTACACATGTTGTTAAATCCATTGTTTAAGCAATCTTATACCTTAACTATTGCTTGTTCTCAACAAGCTGGTGATTGGATTTTTGGTCCTAATAATTACACTATTTTAAAAAATGGGATCCAAGCAGCTAACTATCAATATAATGACTCTCAACGTCAACGCTATCGTCAATTATTTAACTGTAGTGATGAAACACTATTATTAGGAAACGTTGGAAATTTAGTTGAGCAGAAAAACCAAGAATTTTTAATTCCACTTATTAAGGAACTAAAATCACAAAGAAAAGTTAAATTGATGATTATCGGACAAGGGGATAAGGAAGAACACTTAAAAAGCTTAATCAAGCAAAACAATTTACAAAATGAAGTCAAAATCTTTCCTTATCGAGATGACATTCCAGCTTGTTTACAGGCTTTTGATGCCTTGGTCATGCCTTCGAAATGGGAGGGGCTACCACTCATTTTAATTGAAGCACAAACAGCAGGACTTCCATGTCTGATCTCAGATAAGATTACAAGCGATGCTAGTATCAGTGGAGATTTGTGTACTTACTTACCCTTATCGACAGAACAATGGTTTAAACAATTAACTAATTTTAAATCAAATGAAAACAGACAGCTATATGCTTCAAAAACAAAAGAAGCTGGTTTTGACATGGAAGGCTGTATCAATCAATTAAGGAGCATATATGGTTGA
- a CDS encoding capsular polysaccharide synthesis protein: MKHSKKLQQYFQILGMKNGLYKLFCSTFPIFDIKDSRYRTLLWQKKCVKKLKSYAKQKHAYDIVPIQQNLSPKIIWVLWLQGENNMPPVVQKCYDSLKMYAGDYEVILLSEDNLTNYIQLPDYINDKYKAKKIPVAVYSDLIRLELLVTYGGIWIDSTVLLTDYIRETILSSDLFFYQASQLEYSITKISSWFISVKESNNYAIHQIRDALFYYWELHDRPINNFILHLMITALYETDQKFKTIFDNMPYLCNMNPHVMYFSLSKEYSSNLWSMITDSSEVHKLSWKLCEHYPKNSLYDHLLKGE, from the coding sequence TTGAAGCACTCTAAAAAATTACAACAATATTTTCAAATCTTAGGTATGAAAAATGGATTATATAAACTTTTTTGCTCGACATTTCCTATTTTTGATATAAAAGATAGTCGCTACAGAACCTTATTGTGGCAAAAAAAATGTGTTAAAAAATTAAAATCATATGCTAAGCAAAAACATGCCTACGATATTGTGCCAATCCAACAAAACCTTTCCCCAAAAATTATTTGGGTATTATGGTTGCAAGGTGAAAACAACATGCCTCCTGTTGTACAAAAATGTTACGATAGCCTCAAAATGTATGCTGGTGACTATGAGGTCATTCTCTTAAGTGAGGATAATCTGACTAATTATATTCAATTACCAGACTACATTAATGATAAATATAAAGCTAAAAAAATCCCAGTAGCTGTTTATTCAGACTTGATTCGATTGGAATTATTAGTAACATATGGTGGAATTTGGATAGATTCAACTGTTCTTTTAACTGATTATATCCGTGAAACTATTTTATCTTCAGATCTCTTTTTTTACCAAGCTTCTCAGTTAGAGTATTCAATAACTAAAATTTCTAGTTGGTTTATCTCTGTCAAAGAGAGCAATAATTATGCTATTCATCAAATTAGAGATGCTTTATTTTATTATTGGGAGTTACATGATAGACCTATCAATAACTTTATTCTCCATCTTATGATAACAGCTCTGTATGAAACAGATCAAAAATTTAAAACAATTTTTGATAATATGCCCTACCTATGTAACATGAATCCTCATGTCATGTATTTTTCATTATCTAAAGAATATTCTTCTAATCTTTGGAGTATGATAACAGATAGTTCAGAAGTCCATAAATTAAGTTGGAAATTATGTGAGCATTATCCTAAAAATAGTCTATATGATCATTTATTAAAGGGAGAGTAA
- a CDS encoding CDP-glycerol--poly(glycerophosphate) glycerophosphotransferase, producing MKQFVINLLRLLINIVYLLPVDKKLISIVSFHGDAYSCSPKYITEYLIKHYPDYKIVWAFKHPEQFIGQIPPEIEVVKYKSIKYIIKTVRAKVRINNAEEWILLKARPNQLVINTWHGGGVYKKVGRASTLVNENLSTMDYYNISNLFLSASKANSELMYRESFLYNGSIMEYGLPRNDILVNLTPEMTTFYKNKYTKDLHKKIILYAPTFREGDNVMSEKLNMKSLISALEEKFGGEWVIWIRGHLATIADNKLSDFATENCVDVSNVNDMQELLCAADVLITDYSSCMWDFSLTNKPIFLYVPDLEHYQNCERGFYYPIEEWGFSYATTNSELMNHIANYNQEQYINAIRKHHQTMTSFETGHATESIVDYIVQHTSI from the coding sequence ATGAAACAGTTTGTTATCAATCTTTTGAGACTATTAATTAATATAGTATATTTACTACCAGTAGATAAAAAATTAATTTCAATTGTTTCTTTTCATGGTGATGCTTATAGTTGCAGTCCAAAGTATATTACAGAATATCTAATTAAACATTATCCTGACTATAAGATTGTTTGGGCTTTTAAGCATCCGGAGCAGTTTATTGGTCAAATTCCGCCTGAAATAGAGGTTGTAAAATATAAATCTATTAAATACATTATTAAGACAGTGAGAGCTAAAGTTCGTATTAATAATGCAGAAGAGTGGATACTACTAAAAGCTCGTCCTAACCAATTAGTCATTAATACCTGGCATGGTGGAGGTGTCTACAAAAAGGTAGGAAGAGCTTCAACTTTAGTTAATGAAAATCTATCGACTATGGATTACTATAACATCTCCAATCTATTTTTATCTGCATCTAAGGCTAATTCTGAATTAATGTATAGAGAATCTTTTTTATATAATGGTTCAATTATGGAGTATGGTTTACCTAGAAATGATATACTTGTCAATTTAACTCCAGAAATGACTACTTTTTATAAAAACAAATACACTAAGGATCTTCATAAAAAAATTATTTTATATGCTCCAACCTTTAGAGAAGGTGATAATGTTATGAGTGAAAAGTTAAATATGAAGTCTTTAATCAGTGCCTTAGAAGAAAAATTTGGTGGAGAGTGGGTAATTTGGATAAGGGGGCATCTAGCTACCATAGCAGATAATAAATTATCTGATTTTGCTACTGAGAACTGTGTGGATGTTTCTAATGTTAATGATATGCAGGAGTTGTTATGTGCTGCAGATGTTTTAATAACAGATTATTCATCATGTATGTGGGACTTCTCATTGACTAATAAACCGATTTTTTTATATGTTCCTGACTTAGAACATTATCAAAATTGTGAACGTGGTTTCTACTATCCAATTGAAGAATGGGGATTTTCTTATGCCACTACTAACTCTGAGTTGATGAATCATATTGCAAATTATAACCAAGAACAATATATCAATGCTATACGGAAACATCATCAAACCATGACTAGTTTTGAAACTGGTCATGCTACTGAAAGTATTGTTGACTATATCGTTCAACACACAAGTATATAA
- a CDS encoding DUF6625 family protein, with translation MNNRKNKIAIVGIWYGNHNPDYFDFWLKSASFNDKIDFYIIGEINGKTQLPDNVFYVPMALSEIEARIQEKINLKVKVKRPYKLCDFRPAYGLIFADILIGYDYWGHCDFDLIWGNLQKILEDYHYSQYDVFLNRGHLTLYRNNESINQLFMKQGDICGGYRSVFQSPINWGFDETQGMNKIIAKNKISSFTENVCADIDFRKERFCHAAETNSLTKNYDYQAFYWENGKVIKVYIDDNHEIATIDYPYIHLQRRKNMVQQDFQFNKRIWITNHGFYNDDSKEITKENIKLANSFHSKEKELAEEEQFSKKHWKLKVRKLLTTTTLGREIIKLYYFLKASN, from the coding sequence ATGAATAATAGAAAGAATAAGATTGCTATAGTAGGAATATGGTATGGCAATCATAATCCAGATTATTTTGATTTTTGGCTAAAAAGTGCTAGTTTTAATGACAAAATTGATTTTTACATCATAGGTGAAATCAACGGTAAAACTCAATTACCAGATAATGTTTTTTATGTTCCGATGGCCTTATCAGAAATTGAGGCAAGGATTCAAGAAAAAATTAATCTCAAAGTCAAAGTTAAGCGACCATATAAATTATGTGATTTTAGACCCGCCTATGGATTGATATTTGCAGATATTTTAATCGGTTATGATTACTGGGGACATTGTGATTTTGATTTAATTTGGGGAAATTTACAAAAAATCTTAGAAGATTATCACTACAGCCAATATGATGTATTTTTGAATCGTGGCCATCTAACTCTTTACCGTAATAATGAATCGATTAATCAACTATTTATGAAACAAGGAGATATTTGTGGTGGTTATCGTTCAGTCTTTCAGTCTCCTATAAACTGGGGATTTGATGAAACTCAAGGAATGAATAAAATTATTGCTAAAAATAAAATATCATCTTTCACAGAAAATGTATGTGCTGATATTGATTTTCGAAAAGAACGATTTTGTCATGCCGCTGAAACTAATTCACTAACTAAAAATTATGACTACCAAGCTTTTTATTGGGAGAATGGTAAAGTAATAAAAGTCTATATAGATGATAATCATGAGATAGCAACTATTGACTATCCCTATATCCATCTTCAACGTCGTAAAAATATGGTTCAGCAGGATTTTCAATTTAATAAGCGCATATGGATTACTAATCATGGTTTCTACAATGATGATAGCAAAGAAATAACAAAGGAAAATATTAAATTAGCAAATTCTTTTCATAGTAAGGAAAAAGAACTTGCTGAAGAGGAACAATTTTCTAAAAAACATTGGAAATTAAAGGTAAGAAAATTATTAACAACGACAACTCTAGGTAGAGAAATTATTAAATTATACTATTTTTTAAAAGCTAGTAATTAG